A single region of the Streptomyces virginiae genome encodes:
- a CDS encoding DEAD/DEAH box helicase family protein, translated as MSGAAPEWARTVEAALAASGWRVYGPSERELGVAHEAVRSPVSPTLVLFTLYVQGRLCGVVAAGPVQGEVQDLLDAATEQAARIAGRHADRAWRGDRPLPFQYATNGATWRFRNLLDSEYLDGTPASDSPEGGARSRRVMAPHQPATVERWMREAERMPTAPTFRARLRKLPTMRLDYKRLRSAQYKSIKALEKSLAGGNQRALIQMATGAGKTYTVVQSSYRLLRHAGARRVLFLVDRNNLGKQAYNEYRDFVPLGAKTPLHEQMPLRLFSKGAVADSDKIVISTIQRLWCKLSGIPVPADDDDTFETEQADRLAGSVASVGYCPDLPPDFFDVIVVDECHRSIYGRWRPVLEYFDAHVIGLTATPIHQTFAFFDNNLVSQYTYEQAVADSVNVDYDIYKIGTRITEQGSLIPALSTEVHPDGTVHQVNSVIAKVHKLTRAEHWQSMEADDPYARTEVNQRVRSTDQIRLIVETFRDNLFTEIFPPTVDQETGEVQSREIVPKTLFFAQNDLHADAIVEAVRTAFGGAGDGFCRKITSQASRPDKALSDFRNKRDLRIAVTVDMIATGTDIPALECLVFMRDIQTWSYFEQMKGRGARTVKDLDLVKVTADAVHKDRFVIVDAVGVTEHPKTDARPLVRDDAKPVPSLERLLRACEKGELLHPDDIATLAGRLSRLGRRLDERGRAAIEEHLEVDQTYEGLVRSLVRAADAERPTLVRAESSAPEEDVEVTDAVGLLVASEELRAALLRAAQDSWLLIDHLSQDQLLEARGLRNEEEARRVVDDWRAYMAEHEDDMLALRIAFQERRPPREVLRELKALIGKVRATRREWTEARLWKAYVDLEIARGAARRNAGLVEFLSVMRYELRLDGNEFRPYRSTVEGRLEAWLARQETAGVTFDDRQRTWLRQVVNVVAANATLTAASLDVGRRAEAGGYGDFVAAFKGSQWKPGELVDELDRELGA; from the coding sequence ATGAGCGGCGCCGCACCGGAGTGGGCCAGGACGGTAGAGGCAGCTCTGGCCGCCTCGGGCTGGCGGGTCTACGGGCCGAGCGAACGTGAGCTAGGTGTCGCCCATGAGGCGGTGCGTTCCCCGGTCTCGCCCACTCTCGTCCTCTTCACGCTATACGTGCAGGGTCGGCTCTGCGGGGTCGTTGCTGCCGGTCCTGTGCAGGGAGAGGTGCAGGATCTGCTTGATGCTGCGACCGAACAGGCCGCCAGAATCGCGGGCCGGCACGCCGACCGGGCTTGGCGGGGCGACCGCCCCCTGCCGTTCCAATACGCCACCAACGGCGCCACCTGGAGGTTCCGCAACCTTCTGGACAGCGAATACCTAGACGGCACCCCCGCCTCTGACAGCCCTGAAGGCGGTGCTCGTAGCCGTCGCGTCATGGCCCCGCACCAGCCCGCCACGGTGGAACGCTGGATGCGTGAGGCTGAGCGGATGCCGACCGCGCCAACTTTCCGCGCCCGCCTGCGGAAGCTCCCGACCATGCGCCTCGACTACAAGCGGCTGAGGTCCGCGCAGTACAAGTCCATCAAGGCGTTGGAGAAGTCGCTCGCCGGCGGCAATCAGCGGGCACTGATCCAGATGGCGACTGGTGCGGGTAAGACCTACACCGTCGTGCAGAGCAGCTACCGCCTGCTGCGCCACGCGGGCGCCCGACGGGTGCTGTTCCTGGTGGACCGCAACAACCTGGGCAAACAGGCGTACAACGAGTACCGGGACTTCGTTCCGCTAGGGGCCAAGACGCCCCTGCACGAGCAGATGCCGCTGCGCTTGTTCAGCAAGGGCGCGGTCGCGGACTCAGACAAGATCGTGATCTCGACGATCCAGCGGTTGTGGTGCAAGCTCTCGGGGATCCCCGTGCCGGCCGACGACGACGACACCTTCGAGACGGAGCAGGCCGACCGCCTTGCGGGCAGCGTGGCGTCTGTGGGCTACTGTCCCGACCTACCGCCCGACTTCTTCGATGTGATCGTTGTTGACGAGTGCCACCGGTCCATTTATGGGCGGTGGCGCCCGGTCCTGGAGTACTTCGACGCCCATGTGATCGGTCTCACCGCGACGCCGATCCACCAGACCTTCGCCTTCTTCGACAACAACTTGGTCAGCCAGTACACGTACGAACAGGCTGTCGCCGACAGCGTCAATGTCGATTACGACATCTACAAGATCGGAACACGGATCACCGAGCAGGGATCTTTGATCCCCGCCTTGAGCACGGAGGTCCATCCCGACGGCACCGTTCACCAGGTCAACTCTGTCATCGCCAAGGTCCACAAGCTGACCCGTGCCGAGCACTGGCAGAGTATGGAGGCGGACGATCCCTACGCCCGCACCGAGGTTAACCAGCGGGTACGTTCCACGGACCAGATCCGCTTGATCGTGGAGACCTTCCGCGACAACCTCTTCACCGAGATCTTCCCGCCGACCGTCGACCAGGAAACCGGCGAGGTTCAGAGCCGGGAGATCGTCCCCAAGACCCTCTTCTTCGCCCAGAACGACCTGCACGCTGACGCGATCGTGGAGGCCGTACGCACGGCGTTCGGCGGAGCTGGGGATGGCTTCTGTCGGAAGATCACCAGCCAGGCATCCCGCCCTGATAAGGCGCTGTCCGATTTTCGGAACAAGCGCGACCTGCGCATCGCCGTGACCGTCGACATGATCGCCACAGGTACGGACATCCCAGCCTTGGAGTGTCTGGTCTTCATGCGGGACATCCAGACCTGGTCGTACTTCGAGCAGATGAAGGGGCGCGGGGCCCGCACCGTCAAGGACCTCGATCTGGTGAAGGTCACAGCGGACGCTGTCCACAAGGACCGGTTTGTGATCGTCGACGCGGTGGGTGTCACCGAGCATCCGAAGACTGATGCCCGCCCGCTGGTACGGGATGACGCCAAACCTGTTCCGAGCCTGGAGCGGCTCCTGCGAGCCTGCGAGAAGGGCGAACTGCTCCATCCAGACGACATCGCCACCCTCGCCGGCCGCCTCAGCCGTCTCGGACGCCGCCTCGACGAGCGGGGCCGGGCAGCTATTGAGGAGCACCTGGAGGTCGACCAGACGTACGAGGGGCTGGTCCGCTCACTGGTCCGGGCCGCCGACGCCGAGCGGCCAACCCTTGTACGGGCCGAGAGCTCGGCTCCGGAAGAGGACGTGGAGGTCACCGATGCGGTGGGCTTGCTGGTCGCGAGTGAGGAGCTGCGCGCCGCGCTCCTCAGAGCCGCTCAGGACAGCTGGCTGCTCATCGATCATCTCAGCCAAGACCAGCTTCTTGAGGCGCGCGGGCTGCGTAACGAGGAGGAGGCCCGCAGGGTTGTCGACGACTGGCGGGCGTACATGGCCGAGCACGAGGACGACATGCTGGCCCTCAGGATCGCCTTCCAGGAGCGACGACCGCCCCGCGAGGTGCTCCGTGAGCTGAAGGCGCTGATCGGCAAGGTCCGGGCGACCCGGCGGGAATGGACCGAGGCCAGGCTCTGGAAAGCGTACGTGGACCTGGAGATCGCCCGGGGTGCCGCGAGGCGGAACGCGGGATTGGTTGAGTTCCTGTCCGTTATGCGGTACGAGCTGAGGCTCGACGGGAATGAGTTTCGGCCATATCGCAGTACGGTGGAGGGCCGCCTCGAAGCGTGGCTTGCCCGCCAGGAGACGGCTGGCGTCACCTTCGACGACCGGCAGCGGACATGGTTGCGACAGGTTGTGAACGTGGTGGCGGCCAACGCCACGCTGACCGCCGCCTCGCTGGACGTTGGCCGCCGAGCGGAAGCTGGCGGTTACGGCGACTTCGTGGCTGCTTTCAAGGGCAGTCAGTGGAAACCGGGTGAGCTGGTGGACGAGTTGGACAGGGAATTGGGTGCGTGA
- a CDS encoding AAA family ATPase — MYVAGLRVDGVRGFHGPRACDLDFTRPAGGYAGWTVMAGRNGSGKTTLLRMIALTLTGERRAHQLEPELEGYLTHGATRGSAVAKVVGDRSADTMAPDGSQLVEARLDWRPEQDAEFFDELVEDYEPPTEVAFSAPRPLASALWSSVPPPGWFCAAYGPFRRLTGTGLYERTPQQLDRATALRTLFEEQSALTEAFDWLLSLHLRTLEERPGIGQLKAWVLRLLNDGLLPDRYHIEDVDSEGMWLRRQGDSGPEGARTELRRMSDGQRTVIALVLDIVRQMHAAYGDLGFEERVGGRIVLPHPGVVLIDEIDAHLHMTWQKNIGQWLTTHFPAIQFIVTTHSPYICQAADPGGLIRLPGSGEQKPPQVVDGELYGRIVFGTGDDAALSDLFGLDSLYSDEARELRSRLAELEYDVLLGRADAVKTEEYLRLRDHLSSSPVARVDEVMERYRLSRERDA; from the coding sequence GTGTACGTGGCGGGGCTCAGAGTGGACGGGGTGCGTGGTTTCCACGGGCCTCGCGCCTGCGACCTCGATTTCACCCGTCCAGCCGGCGGCTATGCCGGCTGGACGGTGATGGCCGGGCGGAACGGCTCGGGCAAGACCACACTGCTGCGCATGATCGCGCTCACACTGACCGGTGAGCGCCGGGCACACCAGCTGGAACCGGAGCTCGAGGGGTACCTGACACACGGTGCCACCCGTGGTTCAGCGGTGGCCAAGGTCGTCGGGGACCGGTCCGCCGACACAATGGCTCCGGACGGAAGCCAGCTGGTGGAGGCAAGGCTCGACTGGCGGCCCGAGCAGGACGCCGAATTCTTCGACGAACTCGTCGAAGACTATGAGCCGCCCACCGAGGTGGCCTTCTCTGCCCCCCGGCCCCTCGCCTCCGCGCTGTGGTCCTCAGTCCCGCCGCCCGGCTGGTTCTGCGCCGCATATGGCCCCTTCCGACGTCTCACCGGCACCGGCCTCTACGAGCGCACTCCGCAGCAGCTCGACAGGGCCACCGCGCTCCGCACCCTCTTCGAGGAGCAGTCGGCCCTAACTGAAGCCTTCGATTGGCTGCTCTCCCTCCACCTGCGCACCTTGGAGGAGCGCCCCGGAATCGGTCAGCTGAAAGCCTGGGTGCTCCGGCTACTCAATGACGGGCTGCTGCCGGATCGCTACCACATCGAGGATGTGGACTCGGAGGGGATGTGGCTTCGGCGGCAGGGTGACAGTGGCCCGGAGGGCGCCCGGACCGAGCTGCGGCGGATGAGCGATGGTCAGCGGACCGTTATCGCCCTAGTCCTGGACATCGTCAGGCAGATGCACGCAGCGTACGGGGACCTCGGGTTCGAGGAACGCGTCGGCGGCAGGATCGTACTGCCGCACCCGGGCGTGGTACTCATCGACGAGATCGACGCGCACTTGCACATGACCTGGCAAAAGAACATCGGCCAGTGGCTCACGACGCACTTCCCAGCGATCCAGTTCATCGTCACCACCCACAGCCCGTACATCTGCCAGGCAGCAGACCCGGGCGGGCTGATCCGGCTGCCGGGCTCGGGGGAGCAAAAACCGCCACAGGTGGTAGACGGAGAGCTGTACGGGCGGATCGTGTTTGGGACAGGGGACGACGCAGCACTCTCGGACTTGTTCGGCCTGGACTCGCTGTATTCCGACGAGGCACGTGAACTGCGAAGCAGGTTGGCCGAGTTGGAGTACGACGTCCTGCTTGGGCGGGCCGACGCTGTAAAGACCGAGGAATACCTGCGCCTGCGCGATCACCTGTCCAGTTCACCAGTGGCCCGTGTCGATGAAGTGATGGAACGATACCGGCTGTCCCGGGAGCGCGACGCGTGA
- a CDS encoding NUDIX domain-containing protein produces the protein MPNNPPDEGNTVTQQTDDQPKALKPALESMTLLVAAVIVHDKAANRVVLLQRSENAKFAQGMWDLPVGKSEPGEPITETAARELYEETGLTVKPESLKVAHIIHGAWGVEAPNGFLTVVFAAHEWTGEPENREPRKHSQVCWVDADAIPEAFVDTTASALHQYLAGSSQVSLDGWN, from the coding sequence ATGCCCAACAACCCGCCCGACGAAGGGAACACCGTGACCCAGCAGACCGACGACCAGCCCAAGGCCCTGAAGCCGGCGCTCGAATCCATGACCCTGCTGGTCGCCGCCGTCATCGTCCACGACAAGGCCGCCAACCGCGTGGTCCTTCTCCAACGCAGCGAGAACGCGAAGTTCGCCCAGGGAATGTGGGACCTCCCCGTCGGCAAGAGCGAGCCGGGCGAGCCCATCACCGAAACCGCGGCCCGCGAGCTCTACGAGGAGACCGGCCTCACGGTGAAGCCCGAGTCCCTCAAGGTCGCCCACATCATCCACGGCGCTTGGGGCGTCGAAGCCCCCAACGGCTTCCTCACCGTTGTCTTCGCCGCCCACGAATGGACCGGCGAACCCGAAAACCGCGAACCCCGCAAGCACTCGCAGGTCTGCTGGGTCGACGCCGACGCCATCCCCGAAGCCTTCGTCGACACCACCGCGAGTGCTCTACACCAGTACTTGGCGGGAAGTTCTCAGGTTTCGCTCGACGGATGGAATTAG
- a CDS encoding phosphotransferase family protein, whose protein sequence is MTTNPSAELLDNLLTATGQTTAVREEVRMWSMSGVERVTFPDGSTAIFKYAKKPFDSEDQALRLAHTLGVPVPQVHASAVLDGWLGMLMEDLGPSVREADDLDGVAAAVILHGTRTAPPLPVLDQDRLRTLPSRALEHLERLRKADRWQDADDVEDALDRITQAAEARSAGATLEPFGWVHSEFHPTSLHIGERGWRLLDFARAFTGPGLLDLASWHGTIEPPHPIRLRVFLEQYVTAGGTPDALAPRGGLTAEHWALGWHRMWAVEWFMEQSVRWIDDPTTDPAYIKAVRRHLTDVLRFLEI, encoded by the coding sequence GTGACCACGAACCCCAGCGCCGAACTTCTCGACAACCTGCTCACCGCGACCGGCCAGACCACCGCCGTACGGGAGGAGGTACGCATGTGGTCCATGTCCGGCGTCGAGCGCGTGACCTTCCCTGACGGCTCCACGGCCATCTTCAAGTACGCCAAGAAGCCCTTCGACAGCGAGGACCAGGCCCTCCGCCTGGCCCACACCCTCGGCGTGCCCGTCCCCCAGGTCCACGCCTCCGCCGTCCTGGACGGCTGGCTCGGCATGCTCATGGAGGACCTCGGACCCTCCGTCCGCGAGGCCGACGACCTCGACGGCGTCGCCGCGGCCGTAATCCTGCACGGCACCCGTACGGCTCCGCCCTTGCCCGTCCTCGACCAGGACCGGCTGCGCACGCTCCCGTCCCGGGCGCTGGAGCATCTCGAGCGGCTGCGCAAGGCCGACCGGTGGCAGGACGCCGACGACGTCGAGGACGCGCTCGACCGAATCACTCAGGCCGCCGAGGCCCGCTCGGCCGGAGCGACGCTGGAACCGTTCGGCTGGGTGCACTCCGAGTTCCACCCCACCAGCCTCCACATCGGCGAGCGCGGCTGGAGGCTGCTCGACTTCGCCCGCGCCTTCACCGGCCCCGGCCTGCTCGACCTCGCCAGCTGGCACGGCACCATCGAGCCCCCGCACCCCATCCGCCTCCGCGTCTTCCTGGAGCAGTACGTCACCGCCGGCGGCACCCCCGACGCCCTCGCCCCGCGCGGCGGGCTCACCGCCGAACACTGGGCCCTGGGCTGGCACCGCATGTGGGCCGTCGAGTGGTTCATGGAGCAGTCCGTCCGCTGGATCGACGACCCGACCACCGACCCCGCCTACATCAAGGCGGTCCGCCGCCACCTCACCGACGTCCTCCGCTTCCTGGAGATCTGA
- a CDS encoding class I SAM-dependent methyltransferase has protein sequence MLAQASPWHAHALQRTAAGLAEPLSVPARMEWTTRPGQGPGADVLGPDLRGKRLLELGCGPGHNAAHLATRHGAHVTGVDLVGLQVRRARSHYGRLNNLTFGAGHALHYLQASDEQFDAIYSVFGAVGLVAPELLLPAIAQRLTPGRVLAFSVPHPQRGGQSPSCDDRPRRDHVTLPDRSRLPIARWEYSTDRWEKHLSQAGFWLTSAQEFHDPRMGHWPTTLLIRARKL, from the coding sequence GTGCTCGCCCAGGCATCCCCCTGGCACGCCCACGCGCTCCAGCGCACCGCCGCTGGACTCGCCGAACCCCTGTCCGTACCCGCACGGATGGAATGGACCACGAGACCCGGCCAAGGGCCCGGAGCTGACGTCCTCGGCCCCGACCTGCGCGGCAAGCGACTCCTGGAACTCGGCTGCGGCCCCGGCCACAACGCCGCCCACCTCGCTACCCGCCACGGCGCCCACGTCACCGGCGTCGACCTGGTCGGCCTCCAGGTCCGCCGCGCCCGCTCCCACTACGGACGGCTGAACAACCTCACCTTCGGCGCCGGCCACGCCCTGCACTACCTGCAAGCCTCTGACGAGCAGTTCGACGCGATCTACTCCGTCTTCGGCGCCGTCGGCCTTGTCGCCCCCGAGCTCCTGCTCCCGGCCATCGCCCAGCGCCTCACGCCCGGCCGGGTGCTCGCTTTCTCCGTCCCCCACCCGCAGCGTGGCGGCCAAAGCCCCTCGTGCGACGACCGGCCTCGTCGCGACCACGTCACTCTTCCCGACCGCTCCCGCCTACCGATCGCCCGCTGGGAGTACTCCACGGACCGGTGGGAGAAGCACCTCAGCCAGGCGGGCTTCTGGCTCACCTCAGCCCAGGAGTTCCACGACCCCCGCATGGGCCACTGGCCCACCACCTTGTTGATCCGCGCTCGCAAGCTTTGA
- a CDS encoding ATP-dependent DNA helicase codes for MTTVDEQIKSADEAICRNIASLTDQRALLSQNVLAQLRNLVEGVSVRLHTGRPDAEFNYAAIEPGLAFVRGKAKLNFLGKFHKLIQMSASHYTLDGDTSERLMLKYYEYLHRIRSLLKDSCGIAALVNLEAFPVDLDPSLREYHEKIAARIEVVRPTPKLADGGVRGRYYIHKIRPFFVGDRIYYEVTFYRAVNKVSKFDRIIAFTDIDMTDEYAAMLTLQSDSIEVLGQKMPITIIRDWEVSIRPCEFDNFARLLGVATTVRSTSSEYRYLMHGLTSASGNLLDLIDMPDDEYARVKATGTASVTKPQIFPALDEARRIVRSATPGHNVIRYLMLRMYNQVLKLQYYWQGCDRLSGLKLQYGCIPFDTMPLCTSLPGHNPRYWDLVESLGVTERSHELLARRIKNNVERHGILYTPEADLAELGDVNELIDAHNNKLYYKHKERRLVRDKGHIFICGYEDDTVAIVEKLQEHASSGIDGYSQAVERWLDETPRGIDDEGKKDALKLLFSQSRVALIYGAAGTGKSTMVDHIANYFNDKEKLFLAHTNPAIDNLKRKVTAQNSTFRTISSQLYRSAADPEYDLLIIDECSTVSNTDLLKVLEKTSFKLLVLVGDVYQIESIQFGNWFGIIRSFLPNTSVSELKKPFRTKNESLLDFWEKVRNTDDAIAEAMARNGYSTVLDKTLFEAQSDDEIILCLNYDGLYGINNINRFLQSGNTGAATTWRVSTYKVGDPILFNETERFRPLIYNNLKGRIVDIERFPGRIQFDVELDRTVSEFDVEGDELEWMGDATVRFSVYEHDTSDEDDDSLNTSVPFQVAYAVSIHKAQGLEYDSVKIVITDANEDDITHSIFYTAVTRARERLRIFWTPETQQAVLKGLHRSSNPKDVALLSSRRGLTPVAGTRRSS; via the coding sequence GTGACTACCGTTGACGAACAGATCAAGAGTGCGGATGAGGCAATCTGCCGGAATATCGCTTCGCTCACTGACCAGCGGGCACTGCTCTCACAGAATGTCCTCGCCCAGCTCCGCAATCTGGTTGAGGGAGTTTCGGTACGCCTTCATACTGGCCGGCCTGACGCCGAGTTCAACTATGCGGCTATCGAGCCCGGACTCGCCTTCGTCAGGGGAAAGGCAAAGCTCAATTTCCTCGGTAAGTTTCACAAGCTCATCCAGATGAGTGCCTCCCACTACACGCTGGACGGGGATACCTCTGAGCGATTGATGCTCAAGTACTACGAGTACCTGCATCGCATCCGCAGCCTACTCAAGGACAGCTGCGGGATCGCGGCGCTGGTGAATCTCGAAGCATTCCCGGTCGACCTCGACCCATCGCTACGGGAGTACCACGAGAAGATAGCCGCGAGGATCGAGGTAGTTCGTCCTACACCGAAACTTGCGGATGGCGGGGTGCGAGGACGATATTACATCCACAAGATCCGCCCGTTCTTCGTAGGCGATCGCATCTACTACGAGGTCACTTTCTATCGAGCCGTCAATAAGGTGAGCAAGTTCGACCGCATCATCGCCTTCACTGACATCGACATGACCGACGAGTATGCGGCCATGCTTACGCTCCAGAGCGACTCGATCGAAGTGCTCGGCCAGAAGATGCCAATCACGATCATCCGCGACTGGGAAGTCTCCATACGGCCGTGCGAGTTCGACAACTTCGCTCGCCTCCTGGGTGTCGCCACCACCGTTCGGTCCACCTCTTCGGAGTACCGCTATCTGATGCATGGGCTGACATCAGCTTCGGGCAACCTGCTCGATTTGATCGATATGCCTGACGACGAGTATGCGAGGGTGAAGGCGACGGGTACAGCCAGCGTCACCAAGCCGCAAATCTTCCCTGCACTCGATGAAGCACGCCGCATCGTGAGGTCAGCCACTCCGGGTCACAACGTAATCCGTTATCTAATGCTGCGGATGTACAACCAGGTCCTGAAGTTGCAGTATTACTGGCAAGGCTGTGACCGCCTTTCGGGGCTGAAATTGCAGTATGGCTGCATCCCGTTCGACACTATGCCGCTCTGCACCTCACTGCCGGGGCATAACCCGCGGTATTGGGATCTCGTCGAGAGCCTTGGTGTGACCGAACGAAGCCACGAACTGCTCGCTCGACGCATAAAGAACAATGTGGAGCGTCACGGAATCCTCTACACGCCCGAGGCCGATCTCGCGGAGCTCGGGGATGTCAACGAGTTGATCGACGCACACAACAACAAGCTCTACTACAAGCACAAGGAGCGCCGACTCGTACGGGACAAGGGGCACATCTTTATCTGCGGTTACGAAGACGACACCGTCGCCATCGTCGAGAAGCTACAAGAGCACGCTTCGTCCGGAATCGACGGCTACAGCCAGGCCGTCGAACGCTGGCTCGACGAGACACCTCGTGGCATCGACGACGAGGGCAAGAAGGACGCGCTCAAGCTGTTGTTCAGCCAGTCGCGTGTTGCGTTGATCTACGGCGCAGCCGGCACTGGTAAGTCGACGATGGTGGACCACATCGCGAACTACTTCAACGACAAAGAGAAACTCTTTCTCGCGCATACCAACCCGGCCATCGACAACCTCAAGCGCAAGGTGACTGCACAGAACTCGACCTTCCGGACGATCAGTAGCCAGCTCTACAGAAGCGCAGCGGATCCAGAGTACGACCTTCTGATTATCGATGAGTGCAGCACGGTCAGCAACACTGACCTACTCAAGGTGCTAGAAAAGACGTCCTTCAAGTTGCTCGTGCTTGTTGGCGACGTCTACCAGATCGAGTCCATCCAGTTCGGAAACTGGTTTGGCATCATCCGCTCCTTCCTCCCGAACACCTCGGTATCCGAACTGAAAAAGCCCTTCAGGACCAAGAATGAATCACTCCTAGATTTCTGGGAAAAGGTCCGGAACACTGACGATGCCATCGCTGAGGCCATGGCGCGTAACGGATACTCGACCGTGCTCGACAAGACACTGTTCGAAGCTCAAAGCGACGACGAGATCATCCTGTGCCTGAATTACGACGGTCTCTACGGCATCAATAACATCAACCGTTTCCTCCAGAGCGGCAACACCGGCGCCGCGACCACTTGGCGCGTCTCCACGTACAAAGTCGGCGATCCGATCCTCTTCAACGAAACTGAGCGGTTCCGGCCGCTGATCTACAATAATCTGAAGGGCCGAATTGTCGATATCGAGCGCTTTCCCGGCCGGATCCAGTTCGACGTCGAACTCGATCGTACGGTCAGCGAATTCGACGTTGAGGGCGATGAACTCGAATGGATGGGGGACGCGACTGTGCGATTCTCCGTCTACGAGCACGACACCAGTGACGAGGACGACGACTCGCTGAACACCAGCGTGCCGTTCCAGGTGGCCTATGCAGTTTCGATCCATAAGGCGCAGGGTCTCGAGTACGACTCCGTTAAGATCGTCATCACCGATGCCAACGAAGATGACATCACACACAGCATCTTCTACACGGCCGTCACTCGGGCGCGTGAGCGTCTGCGGATCTTCTGGACGCCAGAGACCCAGCAGGCTGTCCTCAAGGGGCTCCATCGGAGCTCCAACCCGAAGGACGTCGCTCTTCTGTCTAGCCGTCGTGGCCTTACTCCGGTCGCTGGAACTCGACGATCCTCCTGA
- a CDS encoding HAD domain-containing protein, with the protein MRPPYLLLDIDGVLIPFPDAEGSTPATHARHDVVPTGRSADNPVTVWLHPDHGRLLMDVIRTGLVTPAWCTSWRQDATTLIGPLLGLPTLPYVDLPRPQITTSHPNGYLWKRDHVDAWLGDTPTVWIDDDFTTLDHAWAAERTARGTATLFVQPDPHLGLQPEHLTEVTKWAAQLPTVRAA; encoded by the coding sequence ATGCGCCCGCCCTACCTGCTCCTCGACATCGACGGCGTCCTCATACCCTTCCCCGACGCAGAGGGCTCGACCCCGGCCACCCACGCCCGCCACGACGTAGTCCCCACCGGCCGCAGCGCCGACAACCCGGTCACCGTCTGGCTCCACCCCGACCACGGCCGCCTCCTCATGGATGTCATCCGCACCGGCTTGGTCACCCCGGCCTGGTGCACCAGTTGGCGCCAGGACGCCACCACCCTCATCGGGCCCCTTCTGGGCCTCCCGACGCTGCCGTACGTCGATCTCCCGCGTCCGCAGATCACCACCAGCCACCCCAACGGCTACCTCTGGAAGCGCGACCACGTCGACGCATGGCTCGGCGACACCCCCACCGTCTGGATCGACGACGACTTCACCACCCTCGACCACGCCTGGGCGGCGGAGCGCACCGCCCGCGGAACGGCGACCCTCTTCGTACAGCCCGACCCACACCTCGGGCTTCAGCCCGAGCACCTGACCGAGGTGACGAAGTGGGCCGCGCAGCTACCCACAGTCCGCGCCGCCTGA